A single region of the Oryzias latipes chromosome 19, ASM223467v1 genome encodes:
- the LOC101156612 gene encoding protein phosphatase 1B isoform X2, whose translation MGAFLDKPKTEKHSAHGEGNGLHYGLSSMQGWRVEMEDAHTAVVGLPHGLTDWSFFAVYDGHAGSRVANYCSAHLLEHILSGGAEFGQGPSSVEGVKDGIRSGFLNIDEYMRNFSDLRQGLDRSGSTAVCVLLSPTHLYFINCGDSRAVLSRDGKVGFSTQDHKPCNPREKERIQNAGGSVMIQRVNGSLAVSRALGDYDYKCVDGKGPTEQLVSPEPEVCVLERAAEGDEFVVLACDGIWDVMSNEELCEFVRSRLLVCDDLEKVCNSVVDTCLHKGSRDNMSVVLVCFPGAPKISEEAVKKEEELDKYLETRVEELLGTCGETGAPDLVSVLRSIASENIPNLPPGGGLASKRSVIEAVYNRLNPHREEEGSAGELEDPW comes from the exons ATGGGCGCATTCCTGGACAAGCCGAAAACAGAGAAACATAGTGCCCATGGAGAGGGCAATGGGCTGCACTATGGCCTGAGCTCCATGCAAGGCTGGCGGGTGGAAATGGAGGATGCCCACACAGCCGTGGTTGGCCTTCCCCATGGACTCACCGACTGGTCCTTCTTTGCCGTCTACGACGGCCACGCGGGTTCTCGGGTGGCCAACTACTGTTCTGCACACCTGCTGGAGCACATCTTGTCAGGTGGGGCTGAGTTTGGTCAGGGGCCAAGCTCGGTGGAAGGTGTGAAGGATGGCATCCGCTCTGGGTTCCTGAACATTGATGAGTACATGCGCAACTTTTCTGATCTGCGGCAAGGGCTGGACCGCAGCGGATCTACAGCTGTTTGCGTCCTGCTCAGCCCAACGCACCTCTACTTCATTAACTGCGGCGACTCGCGGGCCGTGCTAAGTCGAGATGGCAAGGTGGGCTTTTCTACTCAGGATCACAAGCCCTGCAACCCCCGCGAAAAGGAGCGCATACAGAATGCCGGTGGCTCAGTGATGATCCAAAGGGTAAATGGCTCTCTGGCTGTGTCTCGGGCTCTGGGGGACTATGACTACAAATGTGTGGACGGTAAGGGCCCCACAGAGCAGCTGGTGAGCCCTGAACCAGAGGTTTGTGTGCTAGAGCGGGCAGCCGAAGGAGACGAGTTTGTGGTGCTGGCCTGCGATGGCATCTGGGATGTGATGTCCAATGAGGAGCTGTGCGAGTTTGTACGCTCACGATTGTTGGTCTGTGACGACCTGGAGAAGGTCTGTAACTCAGTGGTGGacacctgccttcataag GGGAGCAGAGATAATATGAGCGTGGTGTTGGTATGTTTTCCCGGGGCTCCCAAAATCTCAGAAGAAGCTGTAAAGAAGGAAGAGGAATTGGATAAATATCTAGAAACCCGTGTTGAAG aGCTTCTGGGAACCTGCGGGGAAACGGGAGCCCCTGACTTGGTGTCTGTCCTAAGGAGCATCGCCTCAGAGAACATCCCTAACCTTCCACCTGGTGGTGGCCTGGCCAGCAA ACGGAGTGTGATAGAAGCAGTGTACAACAGGCTGAATCCTCACAGAGAAGAAGAAGGG AGCGCTGGTGAGCTGGAGGACCCTTGGTAG
- the LOC101156612 gene encoding protein phosphatase 1B isoform X1: protein MGAFLDKPKTEKHSAHGEGNGLHYGLSSMQGWRVEMEDAHTAVVGLPHGLTDWSFFAVYDGHAGSRVANYCSAHLLEHILSGGAEFGQGPSSVEGVKDGIRSGFLNIDEYMRNFSDLRQGLDRSGSTAVCVLLSPTHLYFINCGDSRAVLSRDGKVGFSTQDHKPCNPREKERIQNAGGSVMIQRVNGSLAVSRALGDYDYKCVDGKGPTEQLVSPEPEVCVLERAAEGDEFVVLACDGIWDVMSNEELCEFVRSRLLVCDDLEKVCNSVVDTCLHKGSRDNMSVVLVCFPGAPKISEEAVKKEEELDKYLETRVEELLGTCGETGAPDLVSVLRSIASENIPNLPPGGGLASKRSVIEAVYNRLNPHREEEGAPSGGEEESEEGGGSMSAHLLEALRQFRLHHRGQYRTVLEESLATYHLQGESSVREEGESDDDQERPASPPSPPSPPPSPVTGEPESSEDGSAPKSDDCSE from the exons ATGGGCGCATTCCTGGACAAGCCGAAAACAGAGAAACATAGTGCCCATGGAGAGGGCAATGGGCTGCACTATGGCCTGAGCTCCATGCAAGGCTGGCGGGTGGAAATGGAGGATGCCCACACAGCCGTGGTTGGCCTTCCCCATGGACTCACCGACTGGTCCTTCTTTGCCGTCTACGACGGCCACGCGGGTTCTCGGGTGGCCAACTACTGTTCTGCACACCTGCTGGAGCACATCTTGTCAGGTGGGGCTGAGTTTGGTCAGGGGCCAAGCTCGGTGGAAGGTGTGAAGGATGGCATCCGCTCTGGGTTCCTGAACATTGATGAGTACATGCGCAACTTTTCTGATCTGCGGCAAGGGCTGGACCGCAGCGGATCTACAGCTGTTTGCGTCCTGCTCAGCCCAACGCACCTCTACTTCATTAACTGCGGCGACTCGCGGGCCGTGCTAAGTCGAGATGGCAAGGTGGGCTTTTCTACTCAGGATCACAAGCCCTGCAACCCCCGCGAAAAGGAGCGCATACAGAATGCCGGTGGCTCAGTGATGATCCAAAGGGTAAATGGCTCTCTGGCTGTGTCTCGGGCTCTGGGGGACTATGACTACAAATGTGTGGACGGTAAGGGCCCCACAGAGCAGCTGGTGAGCCCTGAACCAGAGGTTTGTGTGCTAGAGCGGGCAGCCGAAGGAGACGAGTTTGTGGTGCTGGCCTGCGATGGCATCTGGGATGTGATGTCCAATGAGGAGCTGTGCGAGTTTGTACGCTCACGATTGTTGGTCTGTGACGACCTGGAGAAGGTCTGTAACTCAGTGGTGGacacctgccttcataag GGGAGCAGAGATAATATGAGCGTGGTGTTGGTATGTTTTCCCGGGGCTCCCAAAATCTCAGAAGAAGCTGTAAAGAAGGAAGAGGAATTGGATAAATATCTAGAAACCCGTGTTGAAG aGCTTCTGGGAACCTGCGGGGAAACGGGAGCCCCTGACTTGGTGTCTGTCCTAAGGAGCATCGCCTCAGAGAACATCCCTAACCTTCCACCTGGTGGTGGCCTGGCCAGCAA ACGGAGTGTGATAGAAGCAGTGTACAACAGGCTGAATCCTCACAGAGAAGAAGAAGGG GCCCCTTCggggggagaggaggagagtgaGGAGGGAGGTGGCAGCATGTCAGCTCACCTGCTGGAAGCGCTGCGGCAGTTCCGCCTTCACCACCGGGGACAGTACCGCACAGTGCTGGAAGAGTCCCTGGCTACCTACCACCTGCAGGGGGAGAGCTCTGTGAGGGAAGAAGGAGAGAGTGATGACGACCAGGAGCGACCTgcctcccctccctcccccccttcaccccctccctcccctgTCACAGGAGAGCCAGAGAGCAGTGAAGATGGCTCCGCCCCAAAGTCCGATGACTGCTCTGAATAA